From the genome of Streptomyces sp. JH34:
TCCGCGGCCGGATCCGCGCCTGGGTCGCCACGCACAGGCCGCCCCTGGCCTGAGCCCGGACATACCGGCCCCGGCCCTGCTTCCTTCGGTTCCGGTCCTCCTGCCCGCCGGTGACCCGCGTGGGACGATCACCGGCCCGGACGGCCGGCGCTGTCCGCCCGGGAAGCTCGCGGTGCGCGAAAGTTATCCACAGGCTGTGGACGGCCGGAGTGTGTGACGAAACGCTGGCGTAGCATGCAGATGAATCGTCCGGTACCCGCCGCGGACTGGAACGGAAGGCCGTCGCCGCGTGAACGCATCAGTTTCCAGAGAAGCCCTCGACGCGAGGGACCGCCCTGCCCGCCTCACCGTCGGAGTCGTCGGCGCGGGCCGGGTCGGCCCCGCCCTCGCCGCCGCGCTGCAGCTCGCCGGGCACCGCCCGGTCGCCGTGTCCGGTGTCTCCGACGCATCTGTGCGCCGGGCCGCCGCCCTGCTGCCCGACGTCCCCCTCGTGACCCCCGCGGAGGTCCTCGCGCGCGCCGAGCTCGTGCTGCTGACCGTCCCCGACGACACGCTGCCCGGCCTGGTCGAAGGCCTCGCCGAGACCGGCGCCGTACGACCCGGGCAGCTGCTCGTCCACACCTCCGGGCGGTACGGGACCCAGGTGCTCGACCCCGCGCTGCGGGCCGGCGCCCTCCCGCTGGCCCTGCATCCGGCGATGACCTTCACCGGCACCTCCGTGGACGTCCAGCGGCTGGCGGGCTGCTCCTTCGGGGTCACCGCCCCGGAGGAGCTCAGGCTCGCGGCCGAGGCGCTCGTCATCGAGATGGGCGGCGAGCCCGAGTGGGTTGCCGAGGAGTCCCGGCCGCTCTACCACGCGGCTCTGGCGCTCGGCTCGAACCACCTGGTCACCCTCGTCGCGCAGTCGATGGACCTGCTCCGGCAGGCCGGCGTGGGCGCGCCCGACCGG
Proteins encoded in this window:
- a CDS encoding DUF2520 domain-containing protein, with translation MNASVSREALDARDRPARLTVGVVGAGRVGPALAAALQLAGHRPVAVSGVSDASVRRAAALLPDVPLVTPAEVLARAELVLLTVPDDTLPGLVEGLAETGAVRPGQLLVHTSGRYGTQVLDPALRAGALPLALHPAMTFTGTSVDVQRLAGCSFGVTAPEELRLAAEALVIEMGGEPEWVAEESRPLYHAALALGSNHLVTLVAQSMDLLRQAGVGAPDRMLGPLLGAALDNALRSGDAALTGPVARGDAGTVSAHIRELRAHAPQTVAGYLAMARATADRALDHGLLKPESAEALLGVLSDNGAAHGTNGTNGPGESGPGEKR